The sequence below is a genomic window from Zootoca vivipara chromosome 9, rZooViv1.1, whole genome shotgun sequence.
gaaacgccatttaccttcccgctgtagcggtacctatttatctacttgcacgttgacgtgctttcgaactgctaggttggcaggagctgggaccgagtaacgggagctcaccccgttgcagggattcaaactgccaaacctctgatcggcaagccctaggctctgtggtttagcccacagcgccatctgtgtCCCCTAATTAACTATTGTACAGGAGTATAAAGTGCTCCAGATAGCTTTCTGgtaccaaaagaaaaaagctggAGGCACCAGACCGCCTTCAAAGCCCATTCCACACAAGAGCTCAAGTTTCTTTTAGTTTTGGTTTCAAGTCAGCATGACAAAAAGTAGTAGGAATTGGAACATGGGGCATATCCAGTTAAGCACTTTAAAaaccattttcctgcattgcctgGAGTTGGACTACATgttccttgggtcccttccagctctaaggtTCTATGAATTACCCTAAGATAGATTTTAGCTTAACTATCCCATAAAAATCATTTGGACTTCAAAATGTTTAACTTGCCGTATCATTAAAAGGTTGTCGATTTTCAGTGTTCTAGTGACCCTTGGTAAATACCTACATTTCTCTTAACAGTATAGCTGAAATACAAAAAGATGTGGAGTATCGATTGCCATTTACTGTCAACAACCTGACAATAAATATTAACATGTGAGTACTGTGTGATCTACTTATATGTCACTTTAAATGTTTAAGCTGTGCTTCACAATTTGGGAAAGGCAATCCTCTACTAAAGATTGGTAAGATTTGCACACCTTTGCACACCCACAATTAGCCTGTTGTTTTATTTAGCAGCCAGGACCTGAAAGCACTTTTTGGTCATGgtttgttttaattcatttgGTTGGCTTTGCAGAACTGTAGTAGTTAAGTCCAAAGTGAAGGTTTACACTCTGCTCCTCTTGATGTGAGGATAAAAGAGTGTGTGCAAGCCTGAAGCTCACCACAGCTCATGCATATTCACCTTAGAACAAGACACAGTTGGCCAAGTGTACCTGTACCATTCATTCTTCTTGCACACAGGGGAGTGATGAGCTTGGGATTGACTGAGTGTATACAGTGACCTTTTTGATAGTTTGCTGATTTGTGGACAGAGGATGAAGACCTTTGACTAGCTTGCTTTGGCCTAtggattgtgtttttttttgtatttgtaaataGTTGAAATTAGCATTTGTTATAATTATTTTAAGTGATATAATTCAAATGATAAACGTTGCTATTGTCCATAGAGTAGTAATTGTAAGGAAGGAAATTGCCTTCATTGCCAATGCAAACCGTCCGCTTTGAAGAGTATTCAAatagagaattaaaaaaaaaagatatcttATTTACATGAAAGTGATGGTAATATATTTTGGTGTTCACAGATTGCTTCCTCCTCAGTTTCCTCAGGAAAAACCAGTCATCAGTGTTTTCCCTCCAATACGGCATCATTTAATGGACAAACAAGGAGTGTATGTGGCCTGCCCATTAATAAGCAATGTATGTACAATTGTATTGTTTTCCTTGAAAAATTAAGGGGTGGTCATATAGTAAACTGTACATGTCTTTTCCAGGAAAAATAGGTGGCACCAATTATATTCTATTGCAAAAAAGTTTTCAAATAAATGCACTTACTGAAATATTAAAGTATGTGCTCTATgtagaaaaagattttttttacaaTTAGTTTTTGAACTAGAAGCCATAGCATTTTAGATGTTTTTCCAGAGTTTatttcaggattttttttaaaaaaaaataaaatcttgtaCAGAATACATATACATGTATTCTGCAGAACTCACGATCCCTTATTTCAATACTTAGCACCCTAGTTTGTATTTAATCATGGAAACATTTCAGCTCCTGTGCAGATTGAGGCCTCTTTATTGACAGCCCCTGGGGCCAAATAATGCATAACACTGACAGCTGTATCCACCTCCTGGTGTCAGTGTAATATGACTTGCCTTGTATATCatgctttaattgtgcaaattaAATACAGCTTTTTAATCTCTTAACAGTTCACAATGCACTCAGACCTTGGAAAAATAGTTCAAAGTATACTTGATGAATTTTGGAAGAATCCTCCAGTTTTGGCTCCCAGCTCAACATCATTTCCATAGTAAGTGTAAACAGAGAAAATAAGGGTAATAATTGCAAACAAGCAATTAATTTAGTAGTGTTCGTAAAGCTTCCCTTACACTTGAGTTGATAAGCTATGGGCCCAATTTGCATATCCCGGCCAAACAATTTCTCTCCTCTATCCACTGTGCACATTTTGTTACTGTTCCTCCCTCACCGGTTCATAGTAAGTATAATTTGCAGTAATATCCAAACTGGACAAACTGCCAGAAACATGTTTTGCCTCCAGGCTAGAATTGGAAACCACAGCTTGACTACTTTGAGTGTCACAGCAAACCATAACTatttttatttaagataaaacggTTAGTTCTGGATCTGTCTCAACTTAGAAATATGCATAGGAATGCTTGAAATTGGTTGTGAAGGATACAGATAATTATAGCATGAGTAGCTATCCTGTGACACAGGTGCAACACATGGCAAGAAAGGGCAGGAGTTCATGAGAGTAGGATGGTCCATTGCTGTAGCTACAGTATAGAGCATGGCTTATCTGTGACCTCTCAGATGCTGTTTGGCTTTTGATCCCATAAGCTCAAGTTAGTGTGGCCAttgttcagggatggtggaagttgtactccaataacatctggaggactataGGTTAATCATACTGGTAAAGATCCAGGCCTACCCCATGCCATATCTACCACCTCCAGAACTTTGACTCAGCAGAGTACCGTAGAATTCCAAATAACAGTGATAGAGTGCACTAGAGTGACACTGTCTCATACTTGCCTTGTGGCTTATGCCAAGAAGATCAACTAACTTTGAATTAATGTTTCATAACAACAtcaaaagggacacaggtggcgctgtggtctaaaccactgagcctcttgggcttgccaatcagaaggtcggcggttcgaagccctgcgacggggtgagctcccgttgctcggtcccagctcctgccaacctagcagttcgaaagcatgccaaaaagtgcaagtagataattaggaagacccgccaccgccaagccagtcccggagccgaattgcggcgcggcgggggttttcgtcgtttgcctccccctggggggaaggcaaacggcgaaaagcccccgctgcggactggcttggcggtggcgggaagaaggggagaaattcctccccttcttcgccccactgccaagccagtccccgagccaaagtgcggcgcggcggggtttttcgccgtttgcctccccctggggggaaggcaaacggcgaaaagccccccccccccgcgccgcaattcggctcagTCCCCCACGCGCTTTgctttggggaagcaggcagggagacggcaacagcccaggaagctgcctgcttccccgagccgtagcgcatcgggggacagagccgaagatcggcgggcgctgtttgccggggttgacaagccccggcaagcagcggctgccgatcttcgtgtgacaggcggtggggaatgcaggcaggcaagagagcaagcgcctgcctgccttccccgccaccagttccccggtgcttcgtgcagcgctgctgggtgccgacccggcaggccgcttcttctagcgcccgtttttaaacgggctgaattccactagtgtTTTATATTAAATAAGTGTCACCACTTTCACATACTCAAAGGGGCTTCAAGGTTGCCTTTCTCTAacacaggcttcttcaacctctgccctccagatgtttttggcctacaactcccatgatccctaggtagcaaaaccagtggccagggatgatgaaaattgtaatctcaaaacatctggagggccgaggttgaggaagcctgctctaacagCAACCCTCTTCTCTCAGTGCCACATTGCAAATCTGTTTTGAAATGAAGGGGCTTTGAAAGGTAATGTGTAAtatggctggtgtgtgtgtgtgattttctaAAGTAGGGCAGGgagccaaaagaaaaaaatcccaccGGGTAGGCACAAAGCAGTTGGGCATGCCTAAAGTCATTGATTCAATCTCATCCTAAGTCTTGATGTGGCAACACTAACTACTTTGACCAAAAAGTATTGACAGCTGTGCCACTTGATTTCCactggcacatagctgccaagttttcccttttctcgcgaggaagcctattcagcataagagaaaatcccttaaaataagggataacttggcagctatgcactggcaTTGTCGGTAGATACCTTGCTACAGATGAATGGGTTATTAGAATGAATCATTGTGAGGTATTTGACAAGATACTTTCCTTATACTTCAGCAAACCTTTCCTTTGAGTTAGTGCTGGAAACACTCCAGAAACTGTTGCTGCTGATGGTaaattgtttctttcctttttcccctAGCCTTTACAACAAACCAGCTGGAATTCCTTCCTATGCTCagaactttccatttctttctccatACCTACCACAAGAAACAAATAGGTCTATAACATCTGTGCCACTTGCAGAATCACTTTCTTCTGGCTACGCTACAGACAGACCTGCGGCTCCTTCCTTTGGCATGATATCAGATCTGCCATTACCTGTTCCAACAGCAGAAACCATATCACAGGTGTGTATGTCTGGTGATAGCTATAATTCAAACTTTTTATGCACCTGCTATTCCCAACCACAGATCATATAAAAGGATTTGGGGCGTTTGGGCAGAAATATAACTTAAAGTGCTTTATGGTGTTGATAGATTGGTTGATCTAGTCACTCTATATAGATTTCATTGAAAAAATCAGGGACAGAaaaggctgccatatgtccagattgaCTCCAAGCATAAAATAGCCCCCAACTCCAATTGTATTGCCCACATAAACCAGACAACAATATAGTGCTCCACCTATGCAGCATAATTAGAAACCATATAAGAGCAAGAGAAGCATTATGTCCTCATGCTAGAGGTTTCTCAAACTGTTACTCCATATAACTCAAACAAGTGTATTTCACACCTCCAAAGTGTGAGCCCCAGAGTCACCAGCCAGTTAAGATTATATTGGAAAGTTGTATCCTATGTTAGTACTGTATACACTGAGAAGGCCCACTAAAATCAATGAACGTAATATTAAGGGGCATAAGTAACGTTAATTTTAGTGGCTATGCTCTGAGTAGAGCTTAGTCGGATACAACCCAGAATCTCATTCCTCACTCCAGTGTTGCTGTCTTAAGAGTTTACATATGTACCATGTCCATGTACAATGCAAAGAATTATGGGTGGGAGTCATGTAATGAGTCAGAATTGCTGTTTCATAGTAGATTAGGAGTCAGGAGATCCTCCAGCACAGCCAGAGGGAGGATTGCTCTGTTGGAAGAATGCAATGGAATTCTTCCCAATGATCtgaaaaacaattattttatCAATTGAGCATATACTTAGTCTGATTATCCTTCAACCTATATATTGGAAAAACAATGTTTTTTAAGAATATAAAACACATCTTTCTACATCTTATCTCTATACTTGTGCGTGGTATAAGTTCATAGAGTGCTCCCAAGTACAAAATCTGTGTCATAGAGGCTTAgatagatttttgttgttgcttcattATTAGAGTTTATGTCCAATGGAGGATTCTATACTGgtgaattaccatatttttccatctataagacgccccctattttgggggactcagatttaagaaaatgggatatgtatccatgtataagacaccccctaatttttgacattatttttagggggggaaacctagtcttatacacggaaaaatatggtagattGAATCTTCTTTTCCTATTATAGTCATGCAGGAAATAATTTTCTGTTGCTTCACAAATCTGTTAGTCATGATCTATTTTCAGGTGGGAAATACCATTCATTGTCTTACCTTCTTGATAAACTTTTCAGGGGAGCCCAAATGGATTCAGTTACAAAATGCCTGATGTACCTGATGCATTTCCAGAACTATTGGAACTTAGGTAAAAATATatcattaaaaatgtatttttttcatgtaCAAACCAGTTCTACACTTAGCTAGATCTGCACCTAGATAACTGCTTTTGGAGAAACTGAAAGCAGTTCTTTCATGTTCTTGGAAAACTTGAAATTCTTAGAAAACCTCAAGCGAAGTACTTCCAATTGTGAAACATTGGCACATGGAAATGATCCATCAGTGGCTATAATCAGATTAGTTGTACAGTGATTCCCCCAGAACACAGGATATTGCAACAGGTGGGTTGAAGATATTTCTGCAGGCTGAAAAGAGTAGGAGCACTCTCACCAATCTCAGTGGAGCCAAAATGATTCTTAATAGCACAAGCAGTTATCTCAAGGTCATGTTCTCTCAGAAGTGTTCCTATTTGGGAGGAAAACAAAATATTCCAGTCATCCTCATCTGGGTGTTTCAGCTGAAAAAATTGCAGCATCAGGTTCATAAAATGAAATTGCATGCAGTAAGGTGAGGAATGAGGTACTTGAGGCTTAGATTCCACTTCTTGGATAAAAATGTTTAGGTGATCTTAAacgtgggtgttgttttttttgtaatgcaGCATATCACAGCTGACAGACATGAATGAGCAAGAAGATGTCCTGCTGGAACAATTTGTTAATTTGCCCCAGTTGAAGCAAGTCATTAACGACAAGGATGATTTAGTGAAAAGTATTGAAGAGCTAGCAAGTAAGACTTCAAAATACTTGTAATTTAAAGAGTAACACGAGAGTAAACGGTAACCTTCTAAAATTGAACAGTGGGTTTACTTTGCAGAAAAAAACCTCTTATTGGAACCAAGTTTGGAGACGAAAAGACAAGCAGTGTTGGATAAAGTAAgcgaagggggaggggaaattattTCTGGAGCTTGGAAAGAAAATATTTGAGTTTGATTGTCAAGACATCCTTTTCTTCTAGTATGAACAGCTTACTCAGTTGAAGGCTACATTCGAAAAGAAGATGCAACGGCAGCATGAACTGGGCGAGGTAAGCTCTGTCCCTCTTGCATATCAAAAGGGAGTGCTTTTTCCCAGTGCATAGTTAACTTACGGATTTCACtatcacaagatgcagtgataGCTTCTACCTTAGGGCTGTTCCAGGCCTCTTGCACATTTATATCCGAAGGTGGAGCTCAAAGAAACATAAGTGGGTATtgccccattttatcatcacaggaACCCTATAAAGTAGGTTAAAGATTGGAAGGTTGTGCCTGATTCCATGATCTGCCATGCACTACAGTGAGATAGTAGGCTGTGCTATTTCAGCTTAGGTAAATGTtcccctaaggctgcaatccagacCTCCAATCTGCCGGATAGGGCAGGGAAAATCTCAAAATGGTGTGCCTGGGCTGGCTCAGAATCCACTAGAGGCTCAGCTGCCTCCACTGCTGCCTAGACTGCCGTAATGTGGAgctgggttttgcctgctgtggTCTTGTACCATGGCATGCAAAAGCAGCAGAGCTATAAATGCAGCGGTGGCTACGTTGCATCCATCTTGCCCTGCTGCTATCCAGCCTGGGTTAGGATTCCTCTGTAAGACCCACCAATTAAGAAAAAAACCCTATTACAGCAGACTCTGCTATAATTTAggtaggagttgtggtccagcaacatcttgagaacCACAGGTCTCCTGTgcttgaaactcccattgttctaggtgtaTTTTGCGAAAAAGCTAGTAGTTCTGTTCTTCCTCAATATTTCTAAATTAGAACTAAGTATAGCCATACTACAGATTTtcttttattagatttatatgtcTCCAGACCCTTCACAAAATCTTTGTTTCCCCTAGAGTGACTTTGCAATATTAAAGCACAATACAGTAAGAACAATCAATTTACCAGCAATACATCACCACAATACACCTTTTTGTCACCAAACATTTTCCAATTATGCTTAGAGTTGTAGTGCAAGTGCTCTGCAGGCAAGACTGAAAGTAGCAGCTCATGAAGCTGAGGAAGAGTCTGACACTATTGCAGAAGACTTTCTGGAAGGGAAAACGGAAATAGATGACTTTATTAGTAGCTTCATGGAGAAGAGAACAGTATGTGAAATTCTCTTACATTTTAAAGCTAATTGTGTTTTGCATAACTTAAACCTTAATAAATAGAATGAAAATATCCAGCAGAGAATCTGTTTTGGGGTAGAAAATGATTCTCTAAAGCAGTATTGAAAAAAATaggcttttgttcttttttgaaTTGTATGGTAGAACTGTGTTGCTATCTTGGGTTGGATTAGCCTTCCTGCATTTCACCACCAGCTCTTGTCCAAGTATCTCACCAATTTGTGGCATAATCTTTGCGACATCCTCGGTACTTTAACGCTCGGTGTGGTGTACTATGCAAGGCTGTGCTTAGATTTGCTACCGTAAATATCCTCAAAtgaattgttgttttaaatattggAATGCAAAAAAGGACAGCTAATTTCTAAAGCCCACTAGTACAAAAGAGATCACAACACGAATAAACCcaatactcagaagtaagcttccTTGACTCCAGAGAGACTTAAtggacttactccaaggtaaatggGTTTAGGATGGCAGCCTAAATTACATATAATTCACACCATGAAACAGCAATtgatatatacagtagtacctctacttacgaatttaatgcgttctgaatgcacattcgtaagtcaaaaaaaattgtaagtgaatcccataggaatgcattgggagaaaaaattcgtaagtagaagcaaccctatctaaaaatttgtaagtagaaaaaatcctatctaaaccgcatccaagatggcgggcggagctccattcgtaagtagaaacattcgtaagtagaggtaccactgtgtgtataTCAAGTACCATTAGCACAAAAACTTTTGCCTGTGCTGttagtgcaacaggacttcctctccctcttttctcctgctccccaaatctgttctggtaTTCCCCCCAATACTCCATTGGAAATAGGAGGGGTGCATGGGGAGAGAAGAAGTAGAGGAAGTCTGTTTGCACAGGCACAAATCCTTAGGCTAATGGGGTGTGATTCCACCAAAATTAAGCATCTTTATTTTCTTGATTTGTGGAAAAGAACTAAATTCTCCCACCGAAGTTAATGAGATTTTAACTTTCTGTAGAAATTGCTTACATTGGCCAATAATGGCGAAGATTACTTGGTGGTTAGAAACTTCTATGGGTGAAGAATGTACAGCTTTTATTATTGTTCCATGTCAATCAGGGAAACTCTAAGTCATGTGCCTAAGGGGAGACTGTAATTCTGTGGCAGCTAATAAAGGTCCCAAAATATGTTCCATACTTGAAGCCAAAAGCCAGCTTGTGGAATGTGGTCTGTTTTCCTCTTGATTTTCACAGTAAAACGATCAAATGAAATGTGACTGGTTAGCAAATTATGCtccaagataaaaacaaatctgAGTTGATTCATGTGATGTGGCTCATAAAACCTAAAAAACATGCTATATAGAGCATGTGGCTACAGATGAATGTTCACTTGTGTTTCCTTTAGATTTGCCACTGTAGAAGAGCCAAAGAAGAAAAGCTTCAACAGGCAATGGCAATGCGCATTCAATTTCATGCTCCTTTATAGGTATGTTCACACAATGTTCAGACTTGAGTTGCCCTGCATGCCACACCCAACAGCCAAAGCTGGTTCACAAAACCATTGGCTACAAATGGTAGCCTGGAAGGGCCAGCAGAAAGTGattttcccacccctcctttacTCAGCAGCATCCTGAGTTTCCAGAAATGCCTCTCTCGTCCGTCAGGAGACCCTCTTGAATAGGGTGACTGATGTGCTGGGgccaaggggggaaaggaggttcCCCCCAAAACCAGGCAGGGGAAACACCCTAGAGTGACAACTAAGagattgttttcattttgtttttttggcaggcGGAGGGCATTGACCAGGGGCTGGAGGTTGCCAGAtgctcacttttcttttcttttcaaatttgatttatacttttcagatttatacatttcactgatgtTTACAATCACTGATATtccaaacttgacttccttcccccctctttctgcagttccttaaatttatttttaatatcttctgcatatcctaattaacttaatttgctcatttattcatctaaatatatactcttatgaaacaccaggttattacaataattctgccaatgtttttaactgtttacaatttatctttaAATatccaataaaccatttccattcttttgtaaaaagtttgttatctcgaTTTCTTGGTTCTTCCTGTAAGTTTAGCCATTTTTGCATATTCCAtaggtttttgtatccattcttcctttgctgggacttctgcttctttccattttggggcgagtaacattcttgccactgtagtcgcatacatgaatacgtttctatacagtttaggtagttctgtccctgtaAGTTCACTTTTTTGCCATCCTCACTTTTCTGGGTCTTAAGTTTGTCTTGAATTAAGCTAAAATCCTGAGAATTCCCAGTATAGCTTAATGGAGTTTTGCATTACATGGCTGTTTGAttccagcttttctttttttatgacaTAATGCAAGCAGATCAGGAGGCAAAAGGAAGCTTTCTACCCCGGATTAATAAGAAGCCTGCCTTTGTGAAGCTATGTTTGTGTACAATGAGAAATCAGACTAACTGTAGTTATGTTTGTGTTCACAGGTTTTCCAGCTAAATAGAATTTCTGAGGCGAGTGAATGAATCCAGCAAAGCACATTTTCATATAGCTGTTATTTTGCAAATAAGCATTTCATCACGGTTGTTGTGTTTATAGAAGAAACTGTATACAGAActgggatgatgatgattattattattttggtacaAATTAGGAAGTCTTTCTATTATCATTTCATCCAAGAAATCCTCCTATTGCAGTGTTTGCACTAAATATTTCTTGTCATTATTATTGATAATCCTTATCATATTTAAGTTCCTACTTCTCTCTCCACCTACTTTATAGATTAAATATTTAAACATGTAATTTTGActagatttttaaattttatacaaCATAATTCATAACTTTTGTATTAAACATTTGCTGTTTGGGGCTGGGGCAGGGGATGTAGAAATGTTGGTTACTTAAAAGTAAGTTGCAAAGTTTATGAGGCAAAACTCATATGTTaagtcctctttttaaaaaaag
It includes:
- the VPS37A gene encoding vacuolar protein sorting-associated protein 37A isoform X2, translating into MNWLFPLSKAGSGGGAAAASSSPSPSSAGGTALPPTLTSLQQQKQRQIESLRSAHAAIAEIQKDVEYRLPFTVNNLTININILLPPQFPQEKPVISVFPPIRHHLMDKQGVYVACPLISNFTMHSDLGKIVQSILDEFWKNPPVLAPSSTSFPYLYNKPAGIPSYAQNFPFLSPYLPQETNRSITSVPLAESLSSGYATDRPAAPSFGMISDLPLPVPTAETISQGSPNGFSYKMPDVPDAFPELLELSISQLTDMNEQEDVLLEQFVNLPQLKQVINDKDDLVKSIEELAKKNLLLEPSLETKRQAVLDKYEQLTQLKATFEKKMQRQHELGEICHCRRAKEEKLQQAMAMRIQFHAPL
- the VPS37A gene encoding vacuolar protein sorting-associated protein 37A isoform X1, with protein sequence MNWLFPLSKAGSGGGAAAASSSPSPSSAGGTALPPTLTSLQQQKQRQIESLRSAHAAIAEIQKDVEYRLPFTVNNLTININILLPPQFPQEKPVISVFPPIRHHLMDKQGVYVACPLISNFTMHSDLGKIVQSILDEFWKNPPVLAPSSTSFPYLYNKPAGIPSYAQNFPFLSPYLPQETNRSITSVPLAESLSSGYATDRPAAPSFGMISDLPLPVPTAETISQGSPNGFSYKMPDVPDAFPELLELSISQLTDMNEQEDVLLEQFVNLPQLKQVINDKDDLVKSIEELAKKNLLLEPSLETKRQAVLDKYEQLTQLKATFEKKMQRQHELGESCSASALQARLKVAAHEAEEESDTIAEDFLEGKTEIDDFISSFMEKRTICHCRRAKEEKLQQAMAMRIQFHAPL